The proteins below are encoded in one region of Aequorivita iocasae:
- the rpsA gene encoding 30S ribosomal protein S1: MADKANKEEVQVEDTATQNGETTKPQKEVSLKESNPEKFLKEFNWHNYEEGIDPIDDGKLEEFEKLVAENFVDTLDDEVVEGKVVYITDRDAIIDINAKSEGVVSLNEFRYNPDLKVGDKVEVLIDVREDSTGQLILSHRKARTIKAWDRVNAAHDEGTIVNGYVKCRTKGGMIVDVFGIEAFLPGSQIDVKPIRDYDVYVGKTMEFKVVKINHEFKNVVVSHKALIEADIEEQKKEIIGQLEKGQVLEGVVKNITSYGVFVDLGGVDGLVHITDLSWSRINHPNEIVELDQKLNVVILDFDEDKTRIQLGLKQLNPHPWEALGEELKVGDKVKGKVVVIADYGAFIEVAEGVEGLIHVSEMSWSTHLRSAQDFVNVGDEVEAVILTMDKEERKMSLGIKQMTPDPWTDITNKYPVGSRHKGIVRNFTNFGVFVELEEGIDGLIYISDLSWTKKIKHPSEFTNIGDELEVVVLELDVEGRKLSLGHKQTEENPWDKYEDEFAVGTKHTATIDEVVDKGATVKFNDDIVAFVPSRHLEKEDGSMLKKGDEAEFQIIEFNKEFKKVVASHMTIHKEEEAKIVKAAAKKQAQDAEEAKPTLGDANAKLQELKDKMDGKK, translated from the coding sequence ATGGCTGATAAAGCAAACAAAGAAGAAGTGCAGGTAGAAGATACCGCTACTCAAAACGGGGAAACTACAAAACCCCAAAAGGAAGTTTCCCTAAAGGAAAGCAATCCTGAAAAATTTCTAAAGGAATTCAACTGGCACAACTACGAAGAAGGGATTGACCCAATCGACGACGGTAAGCTTGAAGAATTCGAAAAATTGGTAGCTGAGAATTTTGTTGACACCCTTGACGATGAGGTTGTGGAAGGAAAAGTGGTTTACATCACAGACCGTGACGCAATCATAGACATCAACGCGAAGAGTGAAGGGGTGGTTTCGTTGAACGAATTCCGTTACAATCCAGATTTAAAAGTTGGTGACAAAGTAGAAGTATTGATCGACGTTCGTGAGGACAGTACTGGTCAATTAATTCTTAGCCACCGTAAAGCTAGAACCATTAAGGCTTGGGACCGCGTAAACGCTGCCCACGACGAAGGTACAATTGTAAACGGTTACGTAAAATGCCGCACAAAAGGTGGTATGATCGTAGATGTTTTCGGTATCGAGGCTTTCTTGCCAGGTTCGCAAATAGATGTTAAACCAATCCGTGATTACGACGTTTACGTTGGTAAAACAATGGAGTTCAAAGTGGTTAAAATTAACCACGAATTCAAAAACGTTGTTGTTTCGCACAAAGCGCTTATTGAAGCGGATATTGAAGAGCAGAAAAAAGAAATCATCGGCCAACTTGAAAAAGGACAGGTACTTGAAGGTGTTGTTAAAAACATTACTTCATACGGAGTATTTGTTGATCTTGGTGGTGTTGATGGACTTGTTCACATTACTGACCTTTCTTGGTCACGTATCAACCACCCGAACGAGATTGTTGAGCTTGATCAGAAATTGAACGTTGTTATCCTTGATTTCGATGAAGATAAAACGCGTATCCAATTAGGTCTTAAGCAATTAAATCCTCACCCATGGGAAGCTCTCGGTGAAGAGTTGAAAGTTGGTGATAAAGTAAAAGGTAAAGTAGTTGTTATTGCAGACTACGGTGCATTTATTGAAGTTGCTGAAGGTGTTGAAGGTCTTATCCACGTTAGCGAAATGTCTTGGTCTACACACTTACGCAGCGCACAGGATTTCGTAAACGTTGGTGATGAGGTGGAAGCGGTAATCCTTACAATGGATAAGGAAGAGCGCAAAATGAGCCTTGGCATCAAACAAATGACTCCAGACCCGTGGACTGACATCACTAATAAATACCCAGTTGGTTCACGCCATAAAGGTATTGTTCGCAACTTCACCAATTTTGGTGTTTTTGTTGAACTTGAAGAAGGTATCGATGGTCTTATCTACATTAGCGACCTTTCTTGGACCAAGAAAATCAAGCACCCAAGTGAATTTACCAACATCGGTGACGAATTGGAAGTGGTTGTGTTGGAATTGGACGTTGAAGGTCGTAAACTTAGTTTAGGTCACAAACAAACCGAAGAAAACCCTTGGGATAAATACGAAGACGAATTTGCTGTTGGAACCAAGCACACTGCAACTATCGATGAGGTAGTTGACAAAGGGGCAACCGTAAAATTCAACGATGATATCGTAGCTTTCGTACCAAGCCGTCACCTTGAAAAAGAAGATGGTTCTATGTTGAAGAAAGGTGATGAAGCAGAATTCCAAATTATTGAATTCAACAAAGAATTTAAGAAAGTGGTTGCTTCGCATATGACTATTCACAAAGAAGAAGAAGCGAAGATTGTAAAAGCTGCCGCGAAAAAGCAAGCTCAGGATGCTGAGGAGGCAAAACCAACATTAGGTGATGCCAATGCAAAATTGCAAGAGCTTAAAGACAAAATGGACGGTAAAAAATAA
- a CDS encoding DNA gyrase/topoisomerase IV subunit A yields MSDQLNNNEEEQTGPDYLGVNGDTSGESIKKVTGMYRDWFLDYASYVILERAVPAIEDGFKPVQRRIMQSMKDLDDGRYNKVANIVGHTMQYHPHGDASIADAMVQIGQKDLLIDTQGNWGNILTGDSAAASRYIEARLSKFALDVVYNPKVTRWQASYDGRRKEPINLPVKFPLLLNQGGEGIAVGLSTKILPHNFIELIDASIKHLQGKKFTIYPDFPTGGLMDVADYNDGMRGGKIRSRARINQLDKNTLVITEIPFGTNTSSLIDTILKANEKGKIKIKKIEDNTAAEVEIQIHLPSGISPDKTIDALYAFTACETSISPLGCVIEDNRPLFVGVSEMLRRSTDRTVDLLKSELEIQLDELEEQWHFASLERIFIENRIYRDIEEEETWEGVIAAIDKGLQPHIQHLKRAVTEEDIVRLTEIRIKRISKFDIDKAQQKIDALEDSIAQIKHHLAHLVEYAIDYFKRLKKDYGAGKERKTEIRTFDDIEATKVVIRNTKLYVNRAEGFVGTSLKRDEYVTDCSDIDDIIVFTEDGTMMVTKVDQKTFVGKGIIHVAVFKKKDKRTIYNMIYRDGARGANYVKRFAVTSITRDKEYDMTNGTKGSKVLYFTANPNGEAEVVTIYLRQSGSIKKLKFDLDFADQLVKGRNSKGNIVTKYSIKKIELKEKGLSTLKPRKIWFDDSVQRLNVDERGELLGEFRKEDRLLIVKQSGVVKTVIPDIQLRFDDDMIIIEKWDPKKPLSAIYWEGEKELFYVKRFLIENPDKEETIITEHPNSYLEKIFTDYRPMAEVVFAKKRGQEREENLEVNLEEFIAVKGITAMGNQLTKEKVLEINMMEPLTYTPPTTTEPEEMDVVDEEDLNEETNTPHDENEPDESITDNDGQGRLF; encoded by the coding sequence ATGAGTGACCAACTCAACAATAACGAAGAAGAACAAACAGGCCCAGACTATTTGGGCGTAAACGGCGATACTTCCGGAGAATCTATTAAAAAGGTAACCGGAATGTACCGCGATTGGTTTTTGGATTACGCCAGCTATGTAATCCTTGAACGCGCCGTGCCTGCAATTGAGGACGGTTTTAAACCTGTGCAGCGCCGCATTATGCAATCGATGAAAGATTTGGACGATGGGCGTTACAACAAAGTTGCAAACATCGTTGGGCACACCATGCAATACCACCCGCACGGCGATGCGAGTATTGCCGATGCAATGGTACAAATCGGCCAAAAGGATTTGCTCATCGACACGCAAGGTAACTGGGGAAATATTTTAACAGGTGATAGCGCAGCTGCTTCGCGATATATTGAGGCGCGTCTTTCAAAGTTTGCGTTGGACGTGGTTTACAACCCAAAAGTTACGAGATGGCAAGCTTCATACGACGGACGAAGAAAAGAGCCAATCAACCTTCCGGTAAAATTTCCGTTGCTTTTGAACCAAGGCGGGGAAGGGATTGCTGTGGGACTTTCCACCAAAATCCTTCCGCATAATTTTATTGAACTTATTGATGCTTCCATCAAGCATTTGCAGGGCAAAAAGTTTACTATCTATCCAGATTTCCCAACGGGCGGACTGATGGATGTAGCCGATTACAACGATGGTATGCGCGGCGGAAAAATCCGCAGTCGAGCGCGCATAAACCAACTCGACAAAAACACGCTTGTAATTACCGAAATTCCCTTTGGCACCAATACGTCATCATTGATTGATACCATTCTAAAAGCCAACGAGAAGGGAAAAATAAAAATTAAAAAAATAGAGGATAACACCGCTGCCGAAGTGGAAATCCAAATCCATTTGCCGAGCGGCATTTCGCCCGATAAAACCATTGATGCGCTGTATGCATTCACAGCTTGCGAAACTTCCATTTCGCCATTGGGTTGTGTAATTGAGGATAACCGGCCGTTATTTGTTGGTGTTTCTGAAATGCTTCGCAGAAGTACCGACCGCACGGTGGATCTGCTGAAAAGCGAACTTGAAATCCAATTGGATGAGCTGGAGGAGCAATGGCACTTCGCTTCCCTCGAAAGAATTTTTATTGAAAACCGAATCTATCGTGACATCGAGGAAGAGGAAACTTGGGAAGGCGTAATTGCTGCAATAGATAAAGGTTTGCAGCCCCACATCCAGCATTTGAAGCGTGCCGTAACTGAAGAGGATATTGTTCGTTTGACTGAAATCCGTATCAAGAGAATTTCAAAATTTGATATTGATAAAGCACAGCAGAAGATTGATGCACTGGAAGATAGCATTGCCCAAATAAAGCATCACTTAGCGCATCTGGTGGAATATGCTATTGATTATTTCAAAAGACTAAAAAAAGATTATGGTGCAGGGAAGGAGCGCAAAACTGAAATTAGAACTTTCGATGATATTGAGGCTACCAAAGTTGTAATCCGCAATACAAAATTATACGTTAATCGCGCTGAAGGTTTTGTGGGAACGAGTTTAAAACGTGACGAATACGTTACCGACTGCAGTGATATAGACGACATCATCGTCTTTACTGAAGACGGTACAATGATGGTCACCAAAGTAGATCAAAAAACCTTTGTGGGCAAGGGTATTATTCACGTTGCGGTATTCAAAAAGAAGGACAAACGCACCATTTATAATATGATTTATCGCGATGGTGCCCGCGGCGCAAATTACGTAAAACGTTTTGCGGTAACCTCCATCACGCGCGACAAGGAATACGATATGACCAATGGAACTAAAGGCTCCAAAGTGCTTTATTTTACGGCCAATCCGAATGGCGAGGCAGAAGTTGTAACCATTTATCTGCGCCAAAGTGGAAGTATCAAAAAGCTGAAATTCGATCTCGATTTTGCAGATCAATTAGTGAAGGGAAGAAACTCAAAAGGAAATATTGTAACCAAATATTCTATCAAAAAAATTGAGTTGAAAGAAAAAGGCCTTTCAACGCTAAAACCCCGTAAAATATGGTTTGACGATTCTGTGCAGCGATTGAATGTGGATGAACGCGGCGAACTTTTGGGCGAGTTCAGAAAGGAGGATAGGTTGCTGATTGTTAAACAGAGCGGGGTTGTTAAAACGGTAATCCCCGATATTCAGCTTCGTTTTGATGACGATATGATAATTATTGAAAAGTGGGATCCTAAAAAGCCGTTGAGCGCCATATATTGGGAAGGCGAAAAAGAGCTTTTTTATGTGAAGCGCTTTTTGATTGAAAATCCCGACAAGGAAGAAACCATTATTACAGAGCATCCCAATTCTTATCTGGAAAAGATTTTCACAGATTACCGACCTATGGCCGAAGTGGTTTTCGCCAAAAAAAGAGGGCAGGAGCGTGAGGAAAATTTAGAGGTTAATTTAGAAGAGTTTATTGCGGTCAAAGGCATAACGGCAATGGGCAATCAATTGACCAAAGAAAAGGTTTTGGAGATTAACATGATGGAGCCGCTTACATATACGCCTCCCACGACTACGGAGCCCGAGGAAATGGACGTGGTGGATGAAGAGGATTTGAATGAGGAAACAAATACTCCCCATGATGAAAATGAGCCTGATGAATCCATTACCGATAATGATGGGCAGGGACGATTATTTTGA
- a CDS encoding ribonuclease Z has protein sequence MKITILGCHSATPTAAAHPTAQVLEIKGHLFLIDCGEGTQMQLRKYRVKFSRIRHIFISHLHGDHFYGLVGLISTFLLLGREAELHIYGPKGIKQAILLLLKLGKAYTNYPLYFHELEETTSQIIFEDEKVIVETIPLDHRVYTNGFLFREKPDDRKLDVEKARKLNIDLSYYNKIKQGFDVVNREGKLIPNKSITFDPPAPKSYAYCSDTAYYPDIVPQIKNTTVLYHESTFLEEHHHLCEKTKHSTAKEAGVIARKAKVGTLILGHYSGRYGNLELFRKEAKEVFDNVELAEDGKTFSF, from the coding sequence ATGAAAATTACAATCCTCGGATGCCATTCTGCAACACCCACAGCCGCAGCACATCCAACGGCTCAGGTTTTGGAAATAAAAGGGCATTTGTTTTTGATTGATTGCGGCGAGGGGACGCAAATGCAACTTCGAAAATATAGAGTAAAGTTTTCGCGAATTCGACATATTTTTATTTCGCATCTGCACGGCGACCATTTTTATGGGTTGGTGGGGCTTATTTCTACTTTTCTTCTATTGGGAAGGGAAGCCGAACTTCACATTTATGGGCCAAAGGGAATAAAGCAGGCCATTCTGCTTCTTTTAAAACTGGGGAAAGCTTATACCAATTATCCCTTGTATTTTCATGAATTGGAAGAAACTACATCTCAAATTATTTTTGAGGATGAAAAAGTTATTGTGGAAACAATTCCGCTAGACCACAGAGTTTATACCAACGGATTTCTATTTAGGGAAAAACCTGATGACAGAAAATTGGATGTTGAAAAAGCTCGAAAACTTAATATAGATTTAAGCTATTACAACAAAATAAAGCAGGGTTTTGATGTAGTGAACAGAGAAGGAAAGCTCATTCCAAATAAAAGTATAACTTTTGATCCTCCCGCACCCAAAAGCTATGCCTATTGCAGTGATACGGCTTATTACCCTGACATAGTTCCGCAGATTAAAAACACAACCGTGCTGTATCACGAATCAACCTTTTTGGAAGAACATCACCATCTTTGTGAAAAGACCAAGCACAGCACCGCTAAGGAAGCGGGCGTAATTGCGCGAAAGGCAAAGGTGGGCACTTTAATCCTTGGGCACTATTCCGGGCGATATGGGAATTTGGAACTTTTCCGAAAAGAAGCGAAGGAAGTCTTTGATAATGTGGAATTAGCAGAGGATGGGAAGACTTTTTCCTTTTGA
- the pyrR gene encoding bifunctional pyr operon transcriptional regulator/uracil phosphoribosyltransferase PyrR → MSQKVLLNATEINIALNRLACQLIEKHDDFSKTVLIGIQPRGVFLAERLKTLLENEYKIKNIKLGYLDITFYRDDFRRSEKPLEANKTRIDFIVEDKNVVFIDDVLFTGRSIRSALTAMQSFGRPLEIELLTLIDRRFSRHLPIQPDYRGRQVDAINGEKVKVCWKENDGEDAVYLVKN, encoded by the coding sequence ATGAGCCAAAAAGTGTTACTGAACGCAACCGAGATAAACATTGCGCTTAACCGTTTGGCTTGCCAATTGATCGAAAAACACGACGATTTTTCAAAAACAGTACTTATCGGAATCCAGCCTCGTGGCGTTTTTTTAGCAGAAAGGTTGAAAACGCTGTTGGAGAACGAATATAAAATCAAGAATATCAAACTTGGTTATTTGGATATTACTTTCTATCGGGACGATTTCCGAAGAAGTGAAAAACCGCTTGAGGCCAACAAAACCCGAATTGATTTTATCGTGGAAGATAAAAATGTTGTTTTTATTGACGATGTGCTTTTCACCGGAAGAAGCATCCGCTCTGCATTGACAGCGATGCAATCTTTCGGAAGACCTTTGGAAATTGAATTGCTGACGTTGATAGACCGCCGTTTTAGCCGCCATTTACCGATCCAACCAGATTATAGAGGAAGACAGGTAGATGCAATTAATGGCGAAAAAGTGAAAGTTTGCTGGAAAGAAAACGATGGAGAAGACGCAGTGTACCTCGTTAAAAATTGA
- the pdxH gene encoding pyridoxamine 5'-phosphate oxidase → MAEKLHDYRKSYEKGELSKTSVAENPMQQFRTWFFEVKESGGVDEVNAMTLTTIGTDGFPKGRVVLLKKYDEYGFYFYTNYSSEKGKSIAHNNRVSLSFFWPNMERQIIIKGTVEKTSEVDSTNYFHSRPKGSQLGAVVSNQSEVVESREVLEKKLKDLEAKYENKEVPKPKDWGGFLVKPVSIEFWQGRPNRLHDRIRYTLEGDDWVIERLAP, encoded by the coding sequence ATGGCCGAAAAGCTTCACGATTATCGAAAATCATATGAAAAGGGTGAACTTTCCAAAACATCGGTTGCTGAAAACCCGATGCAACAATTCCGTACCTGGTTTTTTGAAGTGAAAGAGAGTGGGGGTGTTGACGAAGTAAATGCAATGACGCTCACTACTATCGGCACTGATGGTTTTCCAAAGGGTAGAGTGGTTCTTCTTAAGAAATATGATGAATACGGTTTTTATTTTTACACCAATTACAGCAGTGAAAAAGGCAAATCCATAGCTCATAATAACAGGGTTTCACTCTCCTTTTTTTGGCCGAATATGGAACGCCAAATAATAATAAAAGGAACTGTTGAGAAAACTTCAGAAGTAGATTCAACCAATTATTTTCACTCTAGACCAAAGGGAAGCCAGCTTGGCGCTGTGGTTTCGAACCAAAGCGAAGTTGTGGAATCTCGCGAAGTTCTTGAAAAAAAATTAAAAGATCTGGAGGCAAAATACGAAAATAAAGAAGTTCCAAAACCAAAGGATTGGGGCGGGTTTTTAGTAAAGCCAGTTTCCATTGAATTTTGGCAGGGCAGGCCCAATAGGCTTCACGATAGAATTCGTTATACTTTGGAGGGCGACGATTGGGTTATTGAACGTTTGGCGCCATAG
- the ppk1 gene encoding polyphosphate kinase 1 — translation MTEKIDTHIQVRNQYNNRELSWLQFNARVLQEANDKKLPLLERLRFLGIFSNNLDEFFKVRYATIRRIVEAGKTGRSFLGGISAKDLLEEITLTVIDQQAHSLNILSNIQKELRKENIFIIDETEITPDQSKFISEYFIRHVSPAMMTIMIGELDEFPSLRDSAAYLAVTMVMSKEDDTFEAKHNYALIEIPRTIDRFVVLPPQGEKQYVIILDDLIRHCLHNIFSIFKYETISAHMIKITRDAELDIDSDLSRSFIEKISKSVKNRSVGDPVRFVYDKSIDKKTLQFLLNKMGIDKTDSIIPGGRYHNRRDYMNFPRLGRPDLQYEPQEPLPIPGLSLQGSLFDRIAEKDYLLHAPYQSFMYVVKFLREAALDPKVKSIKITIYRLAEVSHIASSLINAKKNGKDVTVQIELQARFDEEANIEYAELLQSEDIRLIFGVKGLKVHCKACLVERVENNKSVRYGILSTGNFNESTARLYTDYTLFTADQRICKEINKVFEFFEVNYQVRKYRHLIVSPHYTRKALYHLIDTEIKNKKAGLPSGIKLKLNSLSDYKMIDKLYEASRAGVKIKMIVRGICCLIPGVKGMSENIEAISIVGKYLEHPRLFIFENAGDTKIYISSADFMGRNLDNRVEITCPIYDEDIKQEILENFEIGWSDNVKARVISIHNDNAYLKNNKPPVRSQFKMYDYYLNKLEVS, via the coding sequence ATGACCGAAAAAATTGATACACATATACAAGTTCGCAATCAATACAATAATCGGGAATTAAGCTGGCTACAGTTTAATGCCCGTGTTTTGCAGGAAGCGAACGATAAAAAACTGCCTTTACTGGAAAGGCTTCGGTTTTTGGGTATATTTTCGAATAATCTGGATGAGTTTTTTAAAGTGCGTTATGCTACCATTAGGAGGATAGTAGAGGCCGGGAAAACAGGGCGTAGTTTTTTGGGAGGCATTTCGGCAAAAGATCTTTTGGAGGAAATCACCCTTACAGTAATAGATCAGCAAGCCCATAGTTTAAATATTCTCAGCAATATTCAAAAAGAACTTCGGAAAGAGAATATCTTCATTATTGATGAAACTGAGATTACCCCAGACCAAAGCAAGTTTATTTCTGAATATTTTATTCGTCATGTGAGTCCTGCAATGATGACAATTATGATAGGCGAACTAGATGAATTTCCTAGCTTGCGCGATAGCGCAGCATATCTTGCCGTTACTATGGTAATGAGCAAAGAGGACGATACTTTTGAGGCCAAGCATAATTATGCACTTATCGAAATTCCCCGAACGATAGACCGTTTTGTGGTGCTTCCGCCGCAGGGAGAAAAGCAATATGTTATTATTCTCGATGATCTTATTAGACATTGCCTTCACAATATTTTCAGCATTTTTAAATATGAAACCATTTCGGCACATATGATTAAGATTACACGTGATGCCGAACTAGACATTGACAGTGACTTAAGCAGAAGTTTTATTGAAAAGATTTCAAAAAGTGTTAAAAATAGAAGTGTGGGCGACCCCGTACGTTTTGTATATGACAAGAGTATCGATAAGAAAACACTTCAGTTTTTATTGAACAAGATGGGAATTGACAAAACGGATAGTATAATACCCGGTGGGCGTTATCACAACCGTCGTGATTATATGAATTTTCCTAGATTGGGAAGACCAGATTTGCAGTACGAGCCACAGGAACCATTGCCAATTCCAGGATTGAGCTTACAGGGAAGTCTTTTTGACAGAATAGCAGAGAAAGATTATTTACTGCATGCTCCCTATCAAAGCTTTATGTACGTGGTGAAGTTTTTACGCGAAGCTGCACTGGATCCCAAAGTAAAATCAATCAAAATCACAATCTATCGTTTGGCAGAAGTATCGCACATAGCAAGTTCGCTTATCAACGCAAAAAAGAACGGAAAAGACGTTACGGTACAGATAGAGCTTCAGGCGCGCTTTGACGAGGAAGCAAACATAGAATATGCAGAGCTACTCCAGAGTGAGGATATTCGTTTGATTTTTGGCGTAAAAGGATTGAAAGTTCACTGCAAGGCGTGTCTTGTGGAAAGAGTGGAAAATAATAAAAGTGTACGCTACGGAATTTTAAGTACTGGAAATTTTAATGAATCTACAGCCCGTTTATATACTGACTATACCCTTTTTACCGCAGATCAGCGTATTTGTAAAGAAATAAATAAAGTTTTTGAGTTTTTTGAGGTAAACTACCAAGTACGAAAATATCGTCATCTCATTGTATCGCCGCATTATACCCGCAAGGCGCTTTACCACTTAATAGATACGGAAATTAAGAATAAAAAAGCAGGACTGCCTAGTGGTATAAAATTAAAACTGAATAGCCTTTCTGATTATAAAATGATTGATAAGCTGTATGAAGCAAGTAGGGCTGGAGTAAAAATAAAGATGATTGTTCGCGGCATTTGCTGTTTGATACCTGGAGTTAAAGGGATGAGCGAGAATATTGAAGCCATAAGTATTGTTGGAAAGTATTTGGAGCACCCACGTTTATTTATTTTTGAAAATGCTGGCGATACCAAAATATATATTTCTTCTGCGGATTTTATGGGAAGAAACCTTGACAATAGGGTTGAAATCACCTGTCCAATATATGATGAGGACATTAAACAAGAGATTCTTGAAAATTTTGAAATTGGGTGGAGCGATAACGTGAAGGCCCGGGTAATAAGCATTCATAATGACAATGCCTATCTAAAGAACAACAAGCCACCGGTGCGCTCCCAATTCAAAATGTATGATTATTATTTAAATAAACTAGAAGTAAGCTAA
- a CDS encoding ribonuclease Z codes for MKIENHPNYVVLEDEKEDIIDFASFIENQVPSKYKGQNVVLNLLKYDKLELPHLLQFLKTSNLHRKTKQSFVIVNNAIDFDDVPFEMIVVPTLQEAGDIVEMEEIERDLGF; via the coding sequence ATGAAGATTGAGAATCACCCAAACTATGTGGTCCTTGAAGATGAAAAGGAAGACATTATTGACTTTGCATCGTTTATTGAAAATCAGGTTCCTTCAAAATATAAAGGGCAAAATGTAGTATTGAACCTTTTAAAATACGATAAACTGGAATTGCCGCATTTATTGCAATTCCTTAAAACTTCCAATCTTCACCGTAAAACCAAGCAATCCTTTGTAATTGTGAACAATGCTATCGATTTTGATGACGTTCCTTTTGAAATGATTGTTGTGCCAACCCTGCAGGAAGCTGGTGATATAGTGGAAATGGAGGAGATTGAAAGAGACTTGGGATTTTAA
- a CDS encoding SixA phosphatase family protein, translated as MKTLYLVRHAKSSWKHDVDDHKRPLKGRGERDGKLVSKKVGNDIDPPQRIISSDATRALSTAYFFKNALKIDDSNFEINHELYDFSGQNVMRIIKSLPDSLDKVMIVGHNHAFTSVANMLGNRYIDNVPTCGFVMLRFDEEKWSDITTGETVKTIFPRDLK; from the coding sequence ATGAAAACACTATACTTAGTAAGACACGCCAAGTCATCCTGGAAACACGATGTGGATGATCATAAACGCCCTTTAAAAGGAAGAGGGGAACGTGATGGAAAACTGGTGTCAAAAAAAGTGGGGAATGATATTGATCCCCCCCAGCGAATAATCAGCAGTGATGCTACCCGCGCACTTTCCACAGCATATTTTTTTAAAAATGCGCTAAAAATTGATGACTCAAACTTTGAAATCAATCATGAGCTTTATGATTTTAGCGGTCAAAACGTAATGCGAATCATAAAATCATTGCCAGATAGTCTCGATAAAGTAATGATCGTGGGGCATAACCATGCTTTTACTTCCGTTGCAAATATGCTTGGAAACAGGTATATTGACAATGTTCCCACTTGTGGTTTTGTGATGTTGCGTTTTGATGAAGAAAAGTGGAGCGATATAACCACGGGTGAAACCGTTAAAACCATTTTCCCACGGGACCTCAAATAA
- a CDS encoding aspartate carbamoyltransferase catalytic subunit: MSELSVNHLLGIKYITEADIQLIFETADHFKEVINRPIKKVPSLRDITIANLFFENSTRTKLSFELAEKRLSADVINFASSSSSVTKGETLIDTVNNILSMKVDMVVMRHPNPGAGVFLSKHVNASIINAGDGAHEHPTQALLDAYSIREKLGDVAGKKVVIVGDILHSRVALSNVFALQKLGAKVKVCGPKTLIPKYIEKLNVSIETNLRNALEWCDVANMLRVQNERMDISYFPTTREYTQQFGLNKKILDSLNKEIIVMHPGPINRGVEITSDVADSKQSIILEQVQNGVAIRMAVIYLLASKIKHHED; encoded by the coding sequence ATGAGCGAACTAAGTGTAAACCACTTACTGGGAATAAAATACATCACCGAAGCCGATATCCAACTCATCTTCGAAACGGCAGATCATTTTAAAGAAGTAATCAATCGGCCAATCAAAAAAGTCCCATCGCTTCGTGATATTACCATTGCCAATCTCTTTTTTGAAAACAGTACTCGAACCAAACTATCCTTCGAATTAGCTGAAAAAAGGCTTTCGGCAGATGTTATAAATTTTGCGTCATCAAGTTCTTCGGTAACCAAAGGCGAAACACTAATTGATACGGTAAACAATATCCTTTCAATGAAAGTTGATATGGTGGTGATGCGACACCCAAATCCTGGCGCAGGCGTATTTCTTTCAAAACACGTAAATGCAAGTATCATTAACGCTGGAGATGGTGCCCACGAACATCCCACACAAGCTTTGCTCGATGCTTATTCCATTCGGGAAAAGTTGGGTGATGTTGCTGGAAAAAAGGTTGTGATTGTTGGTGACATACTACATTCCAGAGTTGCATTGTCAAATGTTTTTGCACTTCAAAAACTTGGAGCAAAGGTTAAGGTTTGTGGTCCTAAAACGCTTATACCTAAATATATAGAAAAACTTAATGTAAGTATTGAGACAAACTTACGCAATGCGTTGGAATGGTGTGATGTAGCAAATATGCTACGCGTGCAGAACGAACGAATGGACATCAGTTATTTTCCAACAACTCGTGAATATACACAGCAATTTGGCCTCAATAAAAAAATACTCGATTCCTTAAATAAAGAAATTATTGTTATGCATCCCGGCCCAATAAATAGAGGTGTTGAAATAACAAGCGATGTGGCAGATAGCAAACAATCCATTATTTTGGAACAGGTACAGAATGGCGTTGCCATACGTATGGCAGTAATTTATTTATTGGCTTCAAAAATAAAACATCATGAAGATTGA